From candidate division WOR-3 bacterium:
GCCAGGTCGTTTCAAACCGCCGGACCATCGCCTGGATATTTTTCCCCTTCAACATCTCCTGCAGAGTGAGGGCGGTGAATTCGTCTTGAGCTAAATAGGCACGTTTGAGCATGAGGTATTATAAAATAAAAATGTTTAATGTCAATAGGGTCCTGGATAGTCTGTTTAATGCACGATGATCAGGGATTCGGATACACGCCGAAAAGGCGTATCCAGAACCACAAAATACGTCCCGTTCGCCAATCCCGCCGTGCTAAGCCGCACAGTATATGAACCAGCACCCTGATAACCCTGCGCAAGACTCTTCACCAATCTGCCCGAAGCATCATACAACCGCAGATTGATCTTTCCTGCACGGGCAAGCGCATAACTCAATACACCAACACGACCCACTGGATTCGGCGTAATCGCAATCGTCGTCGCACCCGGTAATTCGGTATTCTGCTCCTCAACACCGATCATCGATGTCGGGAACACCCAGCAACGCACCGGATTCTCGGTCAAGACACCCTCACCATGCGGGAGTGAACCGGCGTCCTTGTCCTCTATATAGGTGACAAAGATCGAATCATTCACAACCCGGGGATACGCAGTCATATAGTCCTCATCATCACAGGCACCACTTGCACCACCGGGCGTGCGCGTATTGGTTAAATTAACATAATCAGTCCAGGTTAAACCGCCATCTGAAGAATATGCACCATAAATTTCACCGTTAAAATAGCCGTTTGCCGAGGTGTCTGAATAATCATCATTACCCAACCACAAACAGTACAAATCATTAGGATTTGTCGGATCATAAATAAGCTGAGGTCGGTCTGCCGGCATACGCCAGGCACCAGGATCAGCCGTTCCAGAAGTAATCCACCATTCTCCTGTATAATAGTTACTTGGACTGTTTACTTTGACAATCGTATTCGAAAGCTCATCCCAGTGAAAGATATTCGAAGCCTGATAATAATTGCCGTTGATTATCATCCGTCCTGCCCAGACAATATGAAGATGGTCATTCGCATCAAAGATTGCATTTACATCAGTAAATGCGCGTACCGTGTCTGAAGGCTGGTAATTGGTGACATTGATCCGTGAACCCCAGGTCGCACCACCGTTGGTCGAAAGCATATAATACACATCATTGTCGAGCTGACCACTGACGAATGAATCGGTGATGAATGAGGTATTCACGAACACGACCTTGTCGGAATTGTGCGAAGCACGTAAAAATTGAGATAAACAGATACAGGAATCAATGTCAATAATCGCGGTCCAGGACGCACCTTCGTCCGTGGTCAAAAAGAGATGATGGGTCTCTGCATTATAGTCACCGGTCGCCATTATGATGTTGCCGTTGTTCGCCGCACACACATAGGGCCAGATATAATCAGCAACCCCTGGAGTCGTCGGATTATTGGGCCAGGTGCCCCAGAGATTTCCACCGTCGATGTCAATCCAGCTGAAAAAACCTGAACCGGCGTCATAATGGTATGCAATCACGGTTCTCTGGTTATCCGGGTTGGCGTCGCGGGTAATATCCAGCTGCACATAACCACTCCAGGAATTTGACGCCTGGGTCTCACCGTAATACGAACCGTTAGTGAAGCGGGCGTTCCAGGCGCAATATCTCATTGTCTGGCCCGGATAATCCTGCCACATCCAGTTGATGTGCGCCTGGCCGTAATCATCGACCATTATCCTCTGACCGAAACTGCCGCTCGCCTGATAATCATAGGCGGTTGTTCCGATCTGATCACCAGGACTACGACCGCCGAGATAGGGGATTACAGAGGAGTGGGTGATGGGTTCATCACCTATAATCTTGGCGCACGGTTTAAGATTGACCTTGGGTGGTGTGACCGCAATGCCCATATGAATCACAAATATTATAATGACTACTTCCCATTTTATAAAATACATTAATCCTCCTTTCAGTATATATTAATTAATATTTTCATTGATGTCAAGAGAACTCCAGACTGACTCCTCTCTTTTTTTTCGTTTTTATTTAAAGACCCTTCTTCTCCGTCATTGCTTCGTTACACTCAGGACAACGTCTGAGGTTGCCTTCTTTCTCTGTCATTCTGAGTGAAACGAAGAATCTTTATCAGTCATCAGTGATTGAGATTCTTCAGTCGTCTGCTTCGGGCAGACTCCTTCAGAATGACAAAAGAGCGGGCAGAGGGATGATAAAAAATGGAGAGGAGTCAGGACCCCGGAGCCTTGACCTTAAGGCTCTTTTGTCTATAATTCAATATGAAGGATGCCGTTGCAGTGGTTGTTAAGAAGGGCGGCCGTTTTCTTTTGATCAAGAGAGCGAAAAAGAATGAAGCGGAAGATTACTGGTGTCCGATTACAGGTGCCGTTGAACAGGGAGAGACCCAGGAAGAAGCAGTGGTTCGTGAAGCAAAGGAAGAGATGAACATCGTGGTTCATCCGATAAAGAAGGTATGGGAATGCCTTACTGATGATAAAAGATACCTCCTTCACTGGTGGTATGTCGAATCGACAGCAGAAGGTATTGTGCCTAATCCGAGTGAAGTGAAGGAGTATTCATGGTTCACCTGGGAGGAGATGCAGAAGATCGATAAGATGTTCGATGCCGACCTTCACTTTTTCAGAGAAATAGGAGTAAGATTAACCGATCCCGAAATTCTTTAGAGTCTGGGTTTCGGAGTGTACAGTTTCACCGGCTCTGGAAAACCGAGGATGAGCTTTTTGCCCAGTTCATATAGTTTGATTTCCTCTTTGACTTCATCACAGGTGGTTTCATCAAGAATGATTTCGACATTGAATGTTTTGCACAGAGAAGCAAGTTGCTCTGCAAGGGTGATCTTTTCACCGATTACGGTGTATTCAAAGTGTTTTATATGCCCCACATTGCCGAGAAGCAATTCGCCGGTGCTTATTCCGATATCCACCTCCACAAGAAAATTCAGAGACCCGCGCCATTTGATATTGACCTGTTCCAGTTCTTCCTGGATAGAGAGAGCGGCTTTTACCGCCTGTGCTGAATCTCTTTCTCCGACGGTCGATTTACCGAAGACCGCGGTCACTCCGTCGCCCGTGAATTTATCGACAGCCCCTTTATGTTTCAGCACTGCATCGACGATAACTCCGTAAGAGTCGTTGAGGAAAGAATGGATCTCTTCGAGCGACAGGATATTGACGATTTTGCTGTAGTTTCTTATCCGGCCGTATAGAACTGCCGCTCGTATTCTTTTTGCTGCAAACCCCCGGGACAAGTAAGTCGGTCCTATGGATTTATGTTACGGCCTTATTTTATCTGGAGAAGCGGAATAAAATTCTTGTCGTATGGCGAGATGACGATCGTATTATTGGGCGACTGATAAAGATTCTGAAGATTTTCCAGATATTTCCAGGAAAGATAAGCCCGACCCCGTTCACCGATTAATGATTGGGCGATGATTCTTTGCGCCTCGGCGATACCGGCCGCTTCAATCTTTTTTCTTTCCGCTTCTTTGGTCTCTTTCTGCAGTATGAATTCCATCTTCTGCGCTTCCTGCTCAGCCTCGAGTTTCGCTTCAATCGCATTCTTGACCTTTGCAGGCAACTTGATGTTTCTTAAAAGAACCTTTTCAAGTGTGATTCCGCGTTCCGTGAAGTCTTTCCTCAACTCATTGGTGATTTCATTCTGGACTTCTTCTCTCTTTTCTGAGTATATTTCAACTGCATTATATTTCACCGTGGTGTTTCTTATTGCAGTACGTGCCGCAGGTCGAACGATCTTCTGGATATAATCCCGACCGATCTTCTGGAAGACCGTCGCCGCAGCCTCTTTTTTGAGATGGAACCACACCGTCAGATCCATCGCGACTTCGAGCCCGTCTTTGGTCAATGATGTAATCGCGTCGTCACCGTAACGTTCTCCTTCTTCAGTGGCGATCGACATCGTATACGCCTGGGTTCTGATTGTCATTATTTCAAGGTCAACAAAGGGATTTACGATATTCAGCCCTTCTGAGAGGGTGGCATTTGTAAGCACTTTTCCAAAGAGGACCTGGACGGCTATTGACCCGGGCGGGACGATGCGAAGCAGGGAAGCGAGAATCAGAAAACCACCGACTACGATACCGCCGACCGTGGCAAAACGCCGCACCTTAAGTTTATCTTCAATACGTCGGTCCTCGGGCTGCACCTTGTAAGAAGCCCGGAAAACAAAGAGTGCAATTATAATCAATATTCCAAGAATAAACATACAACCTCCTTTTTTTTATTATAGTTTATTTTATCCGAATGTCAATTAATGTCAGCGTTTCTTTTTAAATCTGGGTAAAGAAGTTTTTAATATTTCAAAGACCAATTCATCGTAGGTTATACCGATCGCCCTTGCTTCAAGGGGTAAGTTTGAGCCGGGCAAAAGGCCCGGGATGGTGTTGACCTCCAGTACATAAGGATTATAATTTTCATCCAGGACAAAGTCCACCCTTGAAAAACCAGAGGCACAGATCGCCCGATGTGCGGCAAGTGCATACTCCTGGAGTTGTTTATACTGTTCCGGCGGGATACGTGCGGGGACGATGTATTCGGTCATCCCTTCGGTGTATTTGGATTTATAATCATAAAATTTCCGTTTTTTCGGTGCAATTTCAAGGACCGGTAAAGGAACGTCATTGATTACACCGCAGGTTGCATTCATCCCGGCGATATATTTTTCAAAGAGCAGTTCCTTGAATTTTCGCGCGGCTTTCTTTATCGCCTTCAGCAATTCTGTTTTCGTCTCTATGATTGTAACCCCGACACTGGAACCGTCGGCACGCGGTTTCATCACCATTGGAAAGTCCAGCTTGATGATGAGTTCGTTGATGTCGATATTCTTTTCAAAATAAAAATCAGGTGTGGGAATTTCATTGACCGTGAAGAGATATTTCGACACGACCTTATCCATACCTATTGCTGATCCGAGAACTCCGGAACCGGTATAAGGAATCTGGAGCAGTTCAAGGGCGCCCTGGATGGTTCCATCTTCACCCGGTTTACCGTGGAGGGCGATAAAGGCGACGTCTATTCCTTTCAGCTTTTTTACAAAATTTCTGTCGACATCGATACCTCTGACGTCAAACCCCTGCCTTTTTAACGCCTTTATTACAGTCTTGCCAGAACCAATGGAGATTTCCCGCTCTGATGACCAGCCGCCGTATAATACACCTATTTTTTTCTTTAAAAAGAAATTTCTTTCTCTGTTCATAGAATATGATAATCACAAAATCAAAAGAGTCAAGGGAGAAACTTCATCATTGACAAATATTGGATTATGTATATGATTATTGAGGAGGTTTAATGCGATTTATAGGATTGATATTTGTCATTATTGTGATTGGCTTCATGATTGGTTTCATGGTGCTCAATTCTCAGGAGAAGGTCAGCATTGATATCTTTGGCCAGAAGGTTTCAGATATATCAGTCGCCATGGTCTGTTTCTATTCATTCATTGCAGGGATGGTCTTTGTTCTCATCTTCGCACTCGCCGATGAAATCGCCTTGAGAACCAACCTTCACCGATTGCGTAAGGAAAACAAAAATCTACGTAAGGAACTCAGCGCCTTAAGAAATTTACCGTTCGAGGAAGAGAAATGATAGTCTTGATTATTCTGGTCGTAGCACTTATCGCACTTGTATTGTTTCTTTATCTTTACAGAAGGCGTGAGAAGACAACAGGTTATATGCCTTACATCGAGGCGATGGTGGCGTTGCTGGAGGAAGATGATGAACTGGCGATGAAAAAGTTTAAAGAGGCGGTGCGGATCGACAGTGACTTGATTGATGCATATATAAGATTGGGTGATCTATATCGAAAAAAGGGTGATGTCTCCACGGCGATTCAGATCCATCAGTCATTGACCGTGCGGCCTACCTTGAAGAAACGTGAAGAAAAGCGGATATATTACGCACTGGTCAAAGATCTGCTTGAGACCAATCGGCACAATAAGGCGATATCATTCCTGAATGAAATATTGAAGATCGATAAAAAGGACAAAAACGCCCGCGAGTTGATATTAAAGATTTACGAAGATATGGAGAGTTTCGGCGACTGTCTTGCTCTTTATCAGGAAAGCGGGTTCAAGAAAAAGTCTGATAAACGTCATGCATTCTATTGTGCGTCTTTCGCCCACAATAAATTAAAAGATATCAGCGGAGAAAATCCTGATGCCGAAAAAGAGGCGGTCGGTTTGTTGAAAAAGGCACTCAAAATTTTCCCGGAGTCATTGAGCGCCCTTTATTATTTGGGTGACTATTTTGAGCGGAAGCATGATTTGAAGAAAGCCAGGGAATATTATCATCGGTTGCTTACCAAACATCCCGATTATGCTTTTTTGATTATCCCCCAGTTTGAAAGGGTGTATTTTGAACTTGACCTCTTTGATGAAATTATCCCCATATACGAACAGATCTTCCAGCAGTCGCCCAAGAACTTCCCGGTGGGACTCGCCCTTGCCGAGATATATGAGAAGAAGAATGATATGGAGACAGCGAAATCCGTGTATGCCAGGTTAAAAGAGGTCTATCCCAAGAGCATTGTACCGAAACTCCGTTTGTTAAAACTTTCGGTGGACGATGAAAAATTGAAGGAAAATATAGCTGAGATCGAGAACACCGTCCGCCATAAAAACTACCGCTGTAAGAATTGCGGTAATCAGGTAGAGAGGTTTTCATTTATATGCAAAAAATGTCACGCCATCGAATCTTTTTTGCCTTATTTGTAATTCCTCTGTGTCTTGCGGCGCAGGACATCGATGAAGCGATAAGGTTGTTTAACGCAGCCCAATTTGAACGTGCCCATAAGATCTTTGAGGAAATCATCACCGATGAAAAGAATCCGCGTATCGCCGAGGCGTATTATTACCTCGGACGCCTGGCTATTGATCCTGATTCCGCATTATATTACTACAGTAAAGTGACCGCTGAGTATCCACAATCACGATATGCCGACATTTCCTATCTGGAGATCGCCAAGACCAATATTGCACGTAAAAATTACAAAAACGCCATTATCACATTGAATGAACTGCTGCGTAAATTCCCGGACACCAATTTAAAAGACGAAGTTCTGTTCTGGCTGGGGGTTTCTTATGTAAGCACGGATAAAGAAAAAGAAGGGCTCGCCATACTCAAGGACCTCCGTGCCACTTACCCGACCTCGGTGTGGAGTGAACGGGCGGCAGCCATTATTCCGACGGAAAAGAGTGAAAAGCCCGTTCAGGAGGAGTATTATACTGTTCAGGTGGCTTCCTACCGTAATAAGGCGAATGCAGAAAAACATTCCCGGCAGATGAAGGACAAGGGTTTCGAGGTGCAGATCGTGGAGGCTCTGGTCAAGGGACATACCTATTATCGTGTATGGGTGGGAAGGTTTCCGACGATAGACCAGGCAAGGGCGTTTTCCCGTAAGCTCGAAGCGATGGGTATAAAAGGGAATGTCGTCAAGGGATATTGACCTACAGAGAGCGGGGAGTTCCACAGAAACCATTTCAATCGACCTCCATAGATATTGATGCAGTTGACTCCTCTTCTTGAACAGTACCAGAAAATAAAAGGGAAATATAAGGATGCTCTCCTGTTATTCCGTGTCGGTGATTTTTATGAATTTTATTATGATGACGCCAAGATAGCAAGTTCCTGCCTCGGTATCACCCTTACCTCCAAGACGATCCAGAAGGGGATAAAGGTTCCGCTGGCAGGGGTTCCGATCAAAGCCGCTGAAAATTACATCGCAAAACTTGTGAAATTGGGGATGAAGATTGCAATCTGTGAGCAACTGGAACCTGCGGGCAAAGGTAAGAAACTCGTGGCGCGCGACGTCGTCGAGGTTATTACACCGGGGACGATTCTCAGGACGTCGCTTCTTGATGAGAAAAAATCGCTTTTTCTCGCCGCCTGCCTTCCTGATGAGGAGAATGTCGGGGTCGCCTTTTGTGATATTACGAGCGGTGAATTTTTATGCGGTGAGGTTGCGGTTGGACAATTAAAAGAGGTGCTGCTGCGCAAGGAAACAAAAGAGGTGATCGTTCCTGAATCCATAGATATCGAGATCGACCTTCCTTTGACCCATATCGACGGTTATCATTTTATTCAGGATATCGCGTACAAAAATCTACTCGACCACTTCCGGGTCGTGGCGCTGGACGGCTTCGGTATCGAGGGAATGAATCTGGCGATCGGAGCCGCCGGAGCCCTGCTGTATTACCTTGCAGAAAACCAGAAATCATCACTTACGCACATCAATAAGATCAGTCTCTTTGAAACCAAAAACACCCTTTATCTCGACACCGCCACCCGTAAAAATATGGAGCTCTTTGAGAATATTCAGGGAGGAGGGTCAAGAACCCTGCTCTGGATTATGGACAACTGTCTGACTCCTTTCGGCAAAAGGCGTCTGCGCCGCGAACTGCTCGAGCCGCTTGTCGACACCGAACTTATTGAGAAGCGATTGAACGGAGTTGAAGAATTGAAGAGTAAAGAGTTTCTCAGACAGGAGTTGCGCGAGGTCCTGAAGACGCTCCGCGACGTCGAACGAATCACCGCACGGCTTGCCTGCAAGCGAATACTGCCGCGTGAGATGGTGGCGCTTAAAAATTCGCTGAAAGTGTATCCAAAGATAAAAGAACTTATCGAAATATGTGAAAGTGAAATTCTTTCTGATATTCATCAACAGATAGAAGATTTCAGTGATCTGGTCGAGGCGATCGACAATACGATAATGGATGAACCGGCCGCCGCCGTTGATGAAGGAGGGATTATTAAGGCAGGTTATTCAGAAGAACTCGATGAATTACGTCGGATCGCAAAAGGAGGAAAGAGCTGGTTGTTGAATCTTGAACACAGTGAGAGAAAAAAA
This genomic window contains:
- the mutS gene encoding DNA mismatch repair protein MutS, with amino-acid sequence MQLTPLLEQYQKIKGKYKDALLLFRVGDFYEFYYDDAKIASSCLGITLTSKTIQKGIKVPLAGVPIKAAENYIAKLVKLGMKIAICEQLEPAGKGKKLVARDVVEVITPGTILRTSLLDEKKSLFLAACLPDEENVGVAFCDITSGEFLCGEVAVGQLKEVLLRKETKEVIVPESIDIEIDLPLTHIDGYHFIQDIAYKNLLDHFRVVALDGFGIEGMNLAIGAAGALLYYLAENQKSSLTHINKISLFETKNTLYLDTATRKNMELFENIQGGGSRTLLWIMDNCLTPFGKRRLRRELLEPLVDTELIEKRLNGVEELKSKEFLRQELREVLKTLRDVERITARLACKRILPREMVALKNSLKVYPKIKELIEICESEILSDIHQQIEDFSDLVEAIDNTIMDEPAAAVDEGGIIKAGYSEELDELRRIAKGGKSWLLNLEHSERKKTGISSLKVGYNSVFGYYIEVTKANLHLVPEHYIRKQTLTNTERFYTPELKEFEQKILGAEEKSKTLEYEFYIRLREELSKSAHRILDTTRALALLDVIQSFAQNAVINNYTRPEVNNSTRIIIKEGRHPVVEKILEKGSYIPNDVLLDTDANQILIITGPNMAGKSTYLRQVALITIMAQVGSFVPAKEAKIGIVDKIFTRIGASDDISRGVSTFLAEMMETANILNNISERSLVILDEVGRGTSTYDGLALAWAVVEHLHGNKKPRTLFATHFHELTRIEDFLKGVKNYNFIVKEWGDEIIFLRKLSPGPSDQSYGIQVARLAGLPESVIQRAKKVLRDFEEGEVLSVRRLKKTKLTQQDLFVDK
- a CDS encoding adenylate/guanylate cyclase domain-containing protein; this encodes MGPTYLSRGFAAKRIRAAVLYGRIRNYSKIVNILSLEEIHSFLNDSYGVIVDAVLKHKGAVDKFTGDGVTAVFGKSTVGERDSAQAVKAALSIQEELEQVNIKWRGSLNFLVEVDIGISTGELLLGNVGHIKHFEYTVIGEKITLAEQLASLCKTFNVEIILDETTCDEVKEEIKLYELGKKLILGFPEPVKLYTPKPRL
- a CDS encoding NUDIX hydrolase, encoding MKDAVAVVVKKGGRFLLIKRAKKNEAEDYWCPITGAVEQGETQEEAVVREAKEEMNIVVHPIKKVWECLTDDKRYLLHWWYVESTAEGIVPNPSEVKEYSWFTWEEMQKIDKMFDADLHFFREIGVRLTDPEIL
- a CDS encoding prohibitin family protein encodes the protein MFILGILIIIALFVFRASYKVQPEDRRIEDKLKVRRFATVGGIVVGGFLILASLLRIVPPGSIAVQVLFGKVLTNATLSEGLNIVNPFVDLEIMTIRTQAYTMSIATEEGERYGDDAITSLTKDGLEVAMDLTVWFHLKKEAAATVFQKIGRDYIQKIVRPAARTAIRNTTVKYNAVEIYSEKREEVQNEITNELRKDFTERGITLEKVLLRNIKLPAKVKNAIEAKLEAEQEAQKMEFILQKETKEAERKKIEAAGIAEAQRIIAQSLIGERGRAYLSWKYLENLQNLYQSPNNTIVISPYDKNFIPLLQIK
- a CDS encoding D-alanine--D-alanine ligase — protein: MNRERNFFLKKKIGVLYGGWSSEREISIGSGKTVIKALKRQGFDVRGIDVDRNFVKKLKGIDVAFIALHGKPGEDGTIQGALELLQIPYTGSGVLGSAIGMDKVVSKYLFTVNEIPTPDFYFEKNIDINELIIKLDFPMVMKPRADGSSVGVTIIETKTELLKAIKKAARKFKELLFEKYIAGMNATCGVINDVPLPVLEIAPKKRKFYDYKSKYTEGMTEYIVPARIPPEQYKQLQEYALAAHRAICASGFSRVDFVLDENYNPYVLEVNTIPGLLPGSNLPLEARAIGITYDELVFEILKTSLPRFKKKR
- a CDS encoding LapA family protein, which encodes MRFIGLIFVIIVIGFMIGFMVLNSQEKVSIDIFGQKVSDISVAMVCFYSFIAGMVFVLIFALADEIALRTNLHRLRKENKNLRKELSALRNLPFEEEK
- a CDS encoding T9SS type A sorting domain-containing protein, with the translated sequence MYFIKWEVVIIIFVIHMGIAVTPPKVNLKPCAKIIGDEPITHSSVIPYLGGRSPGDQIGTTAYDYQASGSFGQRIMVDDYGQAHINWMWQDYPGQTMRYCAWNARFTNGSYYGETQASNSWSGYVQLDITRDANPDNQRTVIAYHYDAGSGFFSWIDIDGGNLWGTWPNNPTTPGVADYIWPYVCAANNGNIIMATGDYNAETHHLFLTTDEGASWTAIIDIDSCICLSQFLRASHNSDKVVFVNTSFITDSFVSGQLDNDVYYMLSTNGGATWGSRINVTNYQPSDTVRAFTDVNAIFDANDHLHIVWAGRMIINGNYYQASNIFHWDELSNTIVKVNSPSNYYTGEWWITSGTADPGAWRMPADRPQLIYDPTNPNDLYCLWLGNDDYSDTSANGYFNGEIYGAYSSDGGLTWTDYVNLTNTRTPGGASGACDDEDYMTAYPRVVNDSIFVTYIEDKDAGSLPHGEGVLTENPVRCWVFPTSMIGVEEQNTELPGATTIAITPNPVGRVGVLSYALARAGKINLRLYDASGRLVKSLAQGYQGAGSYTVRLSTAGLANGTYFVVLDTPFRRVSESLIIVH
- a CDS encoding tetratricopeptide repeat protein yields the protein MQKMSRHRIFFALFVIPLCLAAQDIDEAIRLFNAAQFERAHKIFEEIITDEKNPRIAEAYYYLGRLAIDPDSALYYYSKVTAEYPQSRYADISYLEIAKTNIARKNYKNAIITLNELLRKFPDTNLKDEVLFWLGVSYVSTDKEKEGLAILKDLRATYPTSVWSERAAAIIPTEKSEKPVQEEYYTVQVASYRNKANAEKHSRQMKDKGFEVQIVEALVKGHTYYRVWVGRFPTIDQARAFSRKLEAMGIKGNVVKGY
- a CDS encoding tetratricopeptide repeat protein gives rise to the protein MIVLIILVVALIALVLFLYLYRRREKTTGYMPYIEAMVALLEEDDELAMKKFKEAVRIDSDLIDAYIRLGDLYRKKGDVSTAIQIHQSLTVRPTLKKREEKRIYYALVKDLLETNRHNKAISFLNEILKIDKKDKNARELILKIYEDMESFGDCLALYQESGFKKKSDKRHAFYCASFAHNKLKDISGENPDAEKEAVGLLKKALKIFPESLSALYYLGDYFERKHDLKKAREYYHRLLTKHPDYAFLIIPQFERVYFELDLFDEIIPIYEQIFQQSPKNFPVGLALAEIYEKKNDMETAKSVYARLKEVYPKSIVPKLRLLKLSVDDEKLKENIAEIENTVRHKNYRCKNCGNQVERFSFICKKCHAIESFLPYL